The Phaeodactylum tricornutum CCAP 1055/1 chromosome 6, whole genome shotgun sequence region TGTCACCGTACGCCATTAAGGCAAAACAATCCGGTGCGGCTTCTCGACAAATGTCGTCGTACGACGAGAGCTCGATTCGACTGTATCCGTTGGCGAAAATCAACTTACTACCTTCGATGAGTGTAGAAACAAGCTAGAGGTAAAGTTTGCGTGGACGCAGGGGCGCTTAGCGTTTTAGTCAATGATTTAGTAAAGAATGAGAGATAGATTGCACCATTAGCGAATAAACCGTGCACGTAGCTGCGTACCAAAACACTACCCGTCGAATACTATACCATGCAGGTCGTCCCATTTCGTCCGCCAGACAGTGGTGTTTAGCGGTAGAACGGGTGTAGAAATAGCGGAAAAGCTCTACCGATAACAAGAAAGTATAGCTCAATAGCAAGACATGGTGGGCTTGACTGAGAGTACTTCTGCACAGAAGCATTGCACCGACGATGTACCTAAGCCATATGTTCGACACATCAGCGTCCATCCGCAACTCGCTCTGTAAGCTTGAAGACAGAGTGTGTAAGCCACTGTTTTGGACGAATGTGTCAAAGTCAGCATTCGTCCATCCGAACTCATTATTCGCGATAGATTCCGAAGCAACCGTGACATAGTCCCATCCCCATTGAGAAAGAGGAGATTTGTACCACCCCACACTCTTTAGCGTTTGCCACGGCTGTGCCATGTGTTGACAAGGCTGTCTCCAGTCGGATACAGTATGCCCCCATTGCGTCCAATGCAAATGAGATGTGTTAAGTATAGGTGGTAATGATGTTTTGAAACCAGAGATACATCGTTGAGGTCGGGGCGTGAAGCCCAAAACAATTTGAACAATTGGTTTCAAGTTTTGTTACCACCAAAATCAATGTACGGCAAAGAACGCGCGcttggttgactgtgaatacacAAATGGCCGCTACTAGTCGGCCAAATGGGCACCTCGGGGGAGAGCTCGCCTGAGCTGGTGACAACGTTGGAGTCGTGGAGAGGAATTGTCAACGTGGCAGCTGTGATTCGGCCGGATTCCTCACAAGCAAGTTTAGGGACAGATTCCTGCTCCAATGATTTTGTGCTCGGGCTTACGGAGACGCGAAAtccgacgacggcagcgtcgtcgccaagtAGTTGCTTGAGCAAAGCGTCCAAGAATGGATTATTGAAGAGTTCCTCAAGAAATAGCGAAACCGCTGGATGCTCATCTACAACAAGGGTCCATGACTGTTCACCCACTACGTTTGTCCTGTGTGAGATAGCGATATCTTCATCCATCGATAAGCTGCCGAGAATATAGCCCCGTAGAAGGTCGGCCTTCGATCGCGAGATCAATTCGGGAAGTTGTTGCGGACAAAGCGCCGGGCCCGAAGCGGTTGTTGGATACACAGTTGGCGTTTGCATAGTGTTCCTGTACCCCGTTGTCTCTAAGCAGGTCGAGCCATCCCGGAAGCGCTTGCTCGACTGTCGGGCTTGGAGGTCCGGTTCGACGACTTGGTGGATGTATAGTTCCAAAGCATGTGTCGTTAAAAGCAGTGCCAACGAAAGCAACAATGGTGCTTCCAAAAGCACGATTCGGAGGAGCAAAAGTGTCAACATCTCCAGGCGTCTAAAACTACGAAAGGATCGGAGGGATCGTCGCCTACGCCACCGAGGTCTCGGCCATTCCGTGTTCGTGGTCATGGCCGAGCTAGCCACTTTGCCAAAAGGCTTCTCTTAATACGACATATATAGTAAATATATCCTCAACAAGGATCGGCGCACTTTGTACAAAGGGACTGTGAGTGATCGCTGAGACCGTTTTCTTGCCGTCTCGCACACAAAGAGAAAGCCTCTCGTATCATTTCATGCCGATCCAAATCCATCCATTTCGGTTGGCCGTGGGGAAGTGATTCTACCCAAAATTGAGTACCTGATTGATATTTTCAAGTATTGGTCATATTTAAAAATTATGTCGTACAGGAAGCATCCCACGACTCAATGGATCACGGAGGAAACCAATACCCGACCCTATCTAAAATGACACTAACATAACCAACAAGGCGCCAAAGCGACGCCATTGTAGCACAACGGCAGGCAATCGCGCCGAATGTCTCCCAATCTGTCGCATGGAAAGGACGTTGCTGCATTCGTCCTCGCTTTGGTCGACGACGTCCCGTGAACTATGGAAGACGCCACCGCTTTTGGCTCCACTGACGAGTCGGAACAACCCGTGTTGATTCCAATTCATTCCGATGGCGACCTTCCCGAGTGGGCCGTCCTAGAGCTCAACGGGGAACTCATTCGGCCTAAGGAATCCCCTGACGGCAAAGAAAATCCAACGAGCGACTGCTTGGTTGGTCCAGGTCAAGTCGAATTAGGATCTGTGCAGTTTGTAGATGCGGTAGGTTCCGTTGAGGGTTCTTTCACGGTGTGGAGATCACTC contains the following coding sequences:
- a CDS encoding predicted protein, with protein sequence MTTNTEWPRPRWRRRRSLRSFRSFRRLEMLTLLLLRIVLLEAPLLLSLALLLTTHALELYIHQVVEPDLQARQSSKRFRDGSTCLETTGYRNTMQTPTVYPTTASGPALCPQQLPELISRSKADLLRGYILGSLSMDEDIAISHRTNVVGEQSWTLVVDEHPAVSLFLEELFNNPFLDALLKQLLGDDAAVVGFRVSVSPSTKSLEQESVPKLACEESGRITAATLTIPLHDSNVVTSSGELSPEVPIWPTSSGHLCIHSQPSARSLPYIDFGGNKT
- a CDS encoding predicted protein yields the protein MEDATAFGSTDESEQPVLIPIHSDGDLPEWAVLELNGELIRPKESPDGKENPTSDCLVGPGQVELGSVQFVDADPVMVMGSHRLKGKVETLKQPFCVLRKDVDSDNDTTSYQVTGIITKKLLFNQYPKTIMR